One window of Bacillus sp. THAF10 genomic DNA carries:
- a CDS encoding glutamate-1-semialdehyde 2,1-aminomutase, which translates to MNFTKSEQLHEEALQHIVGGVNSPSRSYKAVGGGSPVVMERAKGAYFWDVDGNKYIDYLAAYGPIITGHAHPQITEAITRAAQSGVLYGTPTPHEVKFAKMLREAMPAMDKVRFVNSGTEAVMTTIRVARAYTGRDKIIKFAGCYHGHSDLVLVAAGSGPSTLGTPDSAGVPKSIANEVITVPFNDIEPFREAIQKWGDQIAAVLVEPIVGNFGIVEPHKGFLEEVNALTHDAGALVIYDEVITAFRFMYGGAQDMLGIKPDLTALGKIIGGGLPIGAYGGRAEIMEKVAPLGPAYQAGTMAGNPASILSGIACLEVLQQEGVYEHLDHIGSLLEEGILARAQKHGITITINRLKGALTIYFTDEKVVNYEQAENTDGEQFAKFFKLMLNQGINLAPSKYEAWFVTTAHTKEDVNVTLDAVEHAFAQMNPA; encoded by the coding sequence ATGAATTTCACAAAATCCGAACAACTTCATGAAGAAGCGCTCCAGCATATTGTAGGTGGTGTAAACAGCCCTTCTCGTTCGTATAAAGCAGTTGGTGGCGGATCACCTGTTGTAATGGAAAGAGCAAAAGGAGCTTATTTTTGGGATGTAGATGGAAACAAATATATCGATTACCTCGCAGCTTATGGACCAATAATTACAGGTCATGCACATCCACAGATAACAGAAGCCATTACAAGAGCAGCTCAATCAGGAGTGCTCTATGGCACGCCTACTCCACATGAAGTAAAATTTGCAAAGATGTTAAGAGAAGCGATGCCAGCGATGGACAAGGTTCGTTTTGTAAACTCTGGTACAGAAGCTGTGATGACGACGATTCGTGTCGCTCGTGCCTATACCGGCCGAGACAAAATCATTAAATTTGCTGGCTGCTATCATGGGCATTCTGATCTTGTACTTGTGGCAGCGGGTTCTGGCCCCTCCACTCTTGGGACACCTGATTCTGCAGGGGTGCCAAAAAGTATTGCAAATGAAGTAATCACCGTTCCATTTAATGATATAGAGCCATTCCGCGAAGCTATTCAAAAATGGGGAGATCAAATTGCTGCTGTTTTAGTGGAACCGATCGTTGGAAACTTTGGAATTGTAGAGCCTCATAAAGGGTTTTTGGAAGAAGTGAATGCTCTAACACATGACGCTGGTGCCCTTGTTATTTACGATGAAGTGATCACGGCTTTCCGTTTTATGTACGGAGGCGCACAGGATATGTTAGGAATAAAGCCAGATTTGACCGCCCTTGGGAAAATAATTGGTGGAGGCTTACCTATCGGTGCATACGGAGGACGTGCAGAAATCATGGAGAAAGTGGCACCACTCGGACCTGCGTATCAAGCAGGAACCATGGCAGGAAACCCCGCATCCATTCTTTCGGGTATCGCTTGCCTAGAAGTGTTGCAACAAGAAGGTGTATATGAACACCTAGATCATATAGGTAGCCTTTTAGAAGAAGGAATTTTGGCTCGTGCACAAAAACACGGAATAACGATAACGATTAATAGATTAAAAGGTGCCCTTACGATCTATTTTACAGATGAGAAAGTTGTAAACTACGAACAAGCAGAAAATACAGACGGAGAGCAGTTTGCGAAATTCTTTAAGCTTATGTTAAACCAAGGAATCAATTTAGCTCCATCAAAATATGAAGCTTGGTTTGTGACCACAGCGCACACGAAAGAGGATGTAAACGTCACATTAGATGCAGTAGAGCATGCTTTTGCACAAATGAATCCTGCATAA
- a CDS encoding ABC transporter ATP-binding protein: protein MDSIKRYMQFVKPYQWQIVGTIIIGMFKFGLPLLIPLLLKYVVDDILLTDGRSAEEKTSELLMIMGVIFVSFLVLRPPIEYYRQYFAQWTGNKILYDLRDRLFDHIQRLSLRFYSNNRAGEVISRVIHDVEQTKNFVITGLMNLWLDLATIVIVIIIMFTVDFSLAIVSIILFPFYGFSIKYFYSKLRHLTRVRSQALAEVQGHLHERVQGMPVIQSMAIENYEQEQFTKQNSNFLQKALDHTSWNAKTFAVVNTITDIAPLLVIGFAGYQVINSGLTVGEMVMFVAYIDRLYNPLRRLINSSTTLTQSIASMDRVFEFVDEKYDIQDKPSAVEIKTAKGEVSFEQVSFKYEEKEAEVLKNLSLYVRAGETIALVGMSGGGKSTLVSLLPRFYDVTKGQIKLDGVDIRDVTVHSLRKQIGIVLQDSILFSDSVRENIALGKPDATKEEIIEAAKAANAHDFIMNLPEGYETKVGERGVKLSGGQKQRVAIARVFLKNPPILVMDEATSALDLESEQLIQESLERLAASRTTFVVAHRLSTITHANRIVLLENGEITEIGSHEELMKKKGHYYNLFTIQEIG from the coding sequence TTGGATAGTATTAAACGGTACATGCAGTTTGTTAAACCATACCAGTGGCAGATTGTTGGTACCATCATTATTGGAATGTTTAAATTCGGATTGCCATTATTAATTCCTTTATTACTTAAATATGTAGTGGATGATATTTTACTAACAGATGGAAGGTCGGCGGAGGAGAAAACCTCAGAACTGTTGATGATAATGGGTGTAATTTTCGTCTCCTTTTTAGTATTACGACCACCAATTGAATATTACCGACAATATTTTGCTCAATGGACAGGGAATAAGATATTATATGACCTTCGCGATCGTCTTTTTGATCATATTCAACGTCTAAGCTTGCGGTTTTATTCTAATAACAGGGCAGGAGAGGTTATCTCAAGGGTAATTCATGATGTAGAGCAAACAAAGAATTTCGTTATCACTGGATTAATGAATCTTTGGTTAGATCTTGCAACAATCGTGATTGTTATCATTATAATGTTTACCGTTGATTTTTCTCTTGCGATTGTGTCCATTATTCTTTTTCCGTTTTATGGATTTTCCATTAAGTATTTTTATAGCAAGCTGCGCCATTTGACTAGGGTTAGGTCTCAAGCGCTTGCAGAGGTTCAAGGTCACCTCCATGAAAGAGTACAGGGGATGCCTGTTATCCAAAGCATGGCCATAGAAAATTATGAACAAGAGCAATTTACAAAGCAAAACAGTAATTTCCTACAAAAAGCCTTGGATCATACTAGCTGGAATGCGAAAACCTTTGCAGTGGTAAATACGATTACAGATATTGCCCCATTGCTTGTTATTGGGTTTGCAGGTTATCAGGTCATAAATAGCGGGTTAACTGTTGGGGAAATGGTGATGTTTGTAGCTTATATTGACAGGCTTTATAACCCGTTAAGAAGGCTGATAAACTCTTCAACAACACTTACTCAGTCCATAGCTTCAATGGATCGTGTATTTGAATTTGTGGATGAAAAATATGATATTCAGGATAAACCATCTGCAGTAGAAATAAAAACTGCTAAGGGAGAAGTAAGCTTTGAACAGGTTTCATTTAAATATGAGGAAAAGGAAGCGGAAGTATTAAAGAATCTGTCCCTTTATGTTCGAGCAGGTGAAACCATCGCGCTTGTTGGAATGAGTGGGGGAGGCAAGTCTACTTTAGTGAGTTTATTGCCGCGTTTTTACGATGTAACCAAGGGACAGATAAAGCTTGATGGAGTAGATATTCGCGATGTTACGGTCCATTCCTTGCGAAAACAAATTGGCATCGTGCTACAAGACAGTATCCTGTTTAGTGATTCAGTGAGGGAAAATATTGCCCTTGGAAAACCGGATGCAACTAAGGAAGAAATTATCGAAGCAGCGAAGGCAGCAAATGCCCATGACTTCATCATGAACCTTCCTGAAGGCTATGAAACAAAGGTAGGCGAGCGGGGAGTGAAGCTTTCAGGTGGTCAAAAGCAGCGAGTAGCCATTGCGCGTGTGTTCTTAAAGAACCCGCCAATTCTAGTGATGGATGAAGCAACATCAGCACTTGACCTTGAAAGTGAACAGCTAATCCAAGAGTCATTAGAAAGACTTGCAGCAAGCAGGACAACCTTTGTTGTTGCCCATCGTCTATCTACCATTACCCATGCTAACAGAATTGTGTTGCTAGAAAATGGTGAAATTACCGAAATTGGCTCTCATGAAGAATTAATGAAGAAAAAAGGTCACTATTATAACCTTTTCACCATACAAGAAATTGGATAA
- a CDS encoding ion channel — translation MLYIFIVFFILIAIIISFSHIFSSGTKSIPYVSKETLLLLLLIYSTLLLSFGLLYTVLHFEGHQVLLERGKAINGSYFSVFFQSVYFSAITILTVGYGDVTPIGIGRAIAIIEALIGFVMPAAFVVRVVLHMDSREK, via the coding sequence ATGCTTTATATATTTATTGTTTTCTTTATCTTAATTGCCATCATCATTAGCTTCTCACATATATTTTCATCAGGAACGAAAAGCATTCCTTATGTGTCAAAGGAAACACTTTTACTTCTGCTGCTCATCTATTCCACACTCTTGCTATCCTTTGGATTATTATATACGGTCTTACACTTTGAAGGACATCAAGTGCTTTTGGAAAGAGGGAAAGCCATTAATGGCAGTTATTTTTCCGTTTTTTTTCAATCGGTTTACTTTAGTGCCATCACCATTTTGACAGTGGGATATGGAGATGTTACTCCCATAGGTATTGGCAGAGCAATTGCAATTATAGAAGCATTGATAGGCTTTGTGATGCCAGCTGCATTCGTTGTGCGGGTTGTGCTGCATATGGACAGCAGGGAAAAATAA
- a CDS encoding aromatic acid exporter family protein, giving the protein MKFGARIVKTGIAITLALFVAQWFDVPTPFFAGIAATFAIQPSIYKSYQSIIEHAQANIIGAILAIIFSLLFGHDPFIIGLTAIFVIAINIKLKKETTIPLALVTVIAIMESPGENFLEFSLVRFSTVMIGILCAFLVNLIFLPPKYETRLYYKVKLTTEDILKWIRINIRHGTEHSLLKTDIESLYQRILKLEQLFNLYKEERTYFTTLKKSSSKARKLVIFRQLILTSNRALYTLKMLHRLENELHHMPVEYQHYIKSELDHLVNLHEQILLKFVGKIKQHNTSEMYAEELFNKQQFIDEFMVHKDNWCEYEGNADVWYHLFPLVSKIIDYSDQLQHLDKLIDSFQRYHLDDNEFDIQSRDEE; this is encoded by the coding sequence ATGAAATTTGGTGCACGTATAGTAAAAACAGGAATTGCGATTACTCTTGCTCTGTTTGTTGCACAATGGTTTGATGTTCCAACACCATTTTTTGCAGGTATCGCAGCGACTTTTGCTATTCAACCATCTATCTATAAATCGTATCAGTCTATCATTGAGCATGCCCAAGCTAATATTATTGGGGCAATACTGGCTATAATTTTTTCATTATTATTTGGCCATGATCCTTTCATCATTGGATTAACTGCTATTTTTGTCATAGCCATTAACATAAAATTAAAGAAAGAAACAACGATTCCCCTTGCACTCGTTACGGTTATTGCGATTATGGAAAGCCCAGGAGAGAATTTCTTAGAGTTCTCACTTGTCCGTTTTTCTACCGTGATGATAGGGATTCTCTGCGCCTTTTTGGTCAACTTGATTTTCTTACCACCCAAATACGAAACTAGACTTTACTACAAGGTAAAGTTAACTACAGAAGACATACTAAAATGGATTCGCATCAATATTAGACACGGTACGGAACATAGTTTACTCAAGACAGACATTGAATCGTTATATCAACGAATTTTAAAACTTGAACAGTTATTTAACTTATACAAAGAAGAACGCACCTATTTTACAACTTTAAAAAAGTCTAGCTCTAAAGCCCGTAAGCTTGTTATTTTCCGTCAGCTCATTCTAACAAGTAACAGAGCATTATATACCTTAAAGATGCTTCATCGCCTTGAAAACGAGCTGCACCATATGCCGGTGGAATATCAGCATTACATTAAATCTGAATTAGACCATCTTGTTAACTTGCATGAACAGATTCTTCTGAAATTTGTCGGCAAAATTAAGCAACACAACACCTCAGAAATGTATGCAGAAGAGCTATTCAACAAACAACAGTTTATTGATGAGTTTATGGTACATAAAGACAATTGGTGCGAATATGAAGGGAACGCAGACGTTTGGTACCACCTCTTCCCACTAGTATCTAAAATCATTGATTACAGTGACCAGCTCCAACATTTAGATAAGCTTATTGATAGCTTCCAAAGGTACCATCTCGACGATAATGAATTTGACATTCAGTCCAGAGATGAAGAATAA
- the fabL gene encoding enoyl-[acyl-carrier-protein] reductase FabL, translating to MSNKVALVTGSSRGIGKKIALELAKEGYDIVINYNRSKTAAKETAEEIEKLGVKALTVKANVGQPEKIKEMFEQIDETFGRLDILVSNAASGVLRHVMELEESHWDWTMNINSKALLFLAQEAAKRMEKVGGGKIVSISSLGSIRYLKNYTTVGVSKAAIEALTRYLAVELADRNIVVNAVSGGAVDTDALKHFPNRDELLEDAKKNTPAGRMVEPDDLKNTVMFLLSEQASMIRGQTIIVDGGRSLLV from the coding sequence ATGTCAAACAAAGTTGCATTAGTTACTGGAAGCAGTAGAGGAATAGGAAAGAAAATAGCTCTTGAATTAGCAAAAGAGGGCTATGATATTGTCATCAATTATAACCGTAGTAAAACAGCTGCAAAGGAAACAGCAGAAGAAATTGAAAAGCTTGGGGTAAAGGCTTTAACTGTAAAAGCGAATGTAGGTCAGCCTGAAAAAATTAAAGAGATGTTTGAACAAATCGATGAAACCTTCGGAAGGCTCGATATCCTTGTGAGCAATGCTGCTTCAGGGGTTTTACGTCATGTGATGGAGCTAGAAGAATCTCATTGGGACTGGACGATGAATATCAACTCCAAGGCATTGTTATTTTTGGCCCAGGAAGCGGCAAAAAGAATGGAAAAAGTCGGTGGTGGAAAAATTGTCAGTATTAGCTCTTTAGGCTCTATCCGCTATTTAAAGAATTACACAACAGTAGGGGTGTCAAAAGCAGCTATTGAAGCACTAACAAGGTATTTGGCGGTTGAGCTTGCAGATAGAAATATTGTTGTCAATGCGGTGTCTGGAGGAGCAGTGGATACCGATGCCTTAAAACACTTCCCAAATCGTGATGAGCTGTTAGAAGATGCAAAGAAAAACACACCAGCAGGGCGGATGGTCGAGCCTGACGACCTTAAAAACACTGTAATGTTCCTATTATCCGAGCAAGCAAGTATGATTCGTGGCCAAACAATTATCGTCGATGGAGGAAGATCTCTTCTGGTTTAA
- a CDS encoding YgaB family protein — MNMNKFDQAVAKQLVTMDRLLTLQLEMEKIQERQKQSIGNNEGCSQLQEEIKKKKEELQKIQLEFETQTEDAIRSYQLMGSI, encoded by the coding sequence ATGAACATGAATAAGTTTGATCAAGCTGTTGCGAAGCAGTTAGTAACAATGGACAGGCTATTAACGTTACAATTGGAAATGGAAAAAATTCAGGAACGTCAAAAACAATCGATAGGAAATAATGAAGGATGTTCTCAACTTCAAGAAGAAATAAAAAAGAAAAAAGAGGAGCTGCAGAAAATCCAGTTGGAGTTCGAGACGCAAACCGAAGACGCTATTCGGTCCTATCAATTAATGGGGTCAATTTAG
- a CDS encoding gamma-type small acid-soluble spore protein, translated as MANNQQNKQQQQQQQAQKQAQQQQNQQQYGAEYAQETNAQHVRQQNAQSQAKKNQQNQQ; from the coding sequence ATGGCAAACAACCAACAAAACAAACAACAACAGCAACAACAACAAGCTCAAAAACAAGCGCAACAACAACAAAACCAACAACAATATGGTGCTGAGTATGCGCAAGAAACTAACGCACAACACGTTAGACAACAAAACGCTCAATCTCAAGCTAAAAAGAACCAACAAAACCAACAATAA
- a CDS encoding glutamate synthase-related protein: MTKWSPSTFKDFHNAEHDACGIVSAIEKKKIPTKKNIDDCIDALVKMNHRAGFINGEGDGVGIHIDIPRALWKEKLDKAEADPSLAERPDFVVGHFFINHHIDVEQAQKEISTILSKEGLKVVYSSETVTSSEALGPIAVIQDPVFWQIALISENGDITQTQLFQASIEIEKNDDVHVASLSNYHAVYKVMGAGDILPKFYHDLANPLVASAMTLGHNRYSTNTLSNFFRVQPFSVLGHNGEINTIAKLRDEAKMVDVPLTNGGSDSQDLNRTIETLISRDGFTLFEALDIVFPPIINEIKSYPEHLQNLYTYVRETWGHFSQGPAGIISRNKDEAVFSLDALGLRPLWMLETETSYYFSSEPGIVPTTEYLAEPKPFSPGEKVGLKWEGDSIKVYDYHAYQEEVYKRMNERFSLENFRERLQTPKLDAFVSSTPLAKVHNGHYAAFGWDREHIQLVEQMAEKGAEPIRSLGHDVPLAAMNPGRNNIADFIKESVAVVTNPAIDRDRETEHFSTRTVLGARPKLRELDHVPNDYTLELLSPLLIEGQIGLDCAAEISQPSYDQVVNSFQSQGLSYYVDATCGQEESIPEAIERLKKEAVEAVNGGKTLLIIDDAKAHRSDALWLDPHLVTAAINEELVQKQLRRQCALLLRSGAIRSLHDVMVAVGLGANAISPYLLFGTVSEDTTKPVVNLYNALTKGMEKVISTIGIHELRGYGRLFSSIGLHTEVEEALGIVNFLGSDKLGFNFSKLKEDAIARVEDFEDEKARPGKSFHLFPRIWKAIGDVAKTGNYDDYREKLDEQETKNPITIRHLTDLKANHSKKVSKDKVNIGVGTHNLPFVIASMSFGSQNEIAFRAYAEAADKLNMVSLNGEGGEIKDMLGRYPNTRGQQVASGRFGVNAELLNSSNLLEIKIGQGAKPGEGGHLPGSKVTAKIAEARNATIGSDLISPSNNHDIYSIEDLAQMIAELKTANDQAKVAVKVPVVPNIGTIAVGIAKAGADIITISGFDGGTGAARIHALQYVGLPVEIGVKAAHNALLESGLRNKVEIWADGGIKSALDCMKVMLLGANRIGFGTLSMIAIGCTTCRGCHLDTCHVGIATQIETEAQAKDHGLRRFVPRQSDLAVQGLTNLFTAFGKELQALTASLGFDNLQDIVGRSDLLEQARGKESLDLSNLLHTLDVPQLAQKEVAASMEKEKLLVAAGAEYLDYHESELHESREFDAITAEQRVLGSRVSCHRVRGRLDGSYLKLPEVELRYNKGSIPGNGLGAYNTTGINIKVAGGAQDGIGKTAFGGSIFVFKYKGKDGKFYNGSVGKGFGYGAQKGALVVQGNADARAGIRLSGADMIIGGKVTTPIPETERGNLGVNANIKGFAFEYMTNGRGLVLGDPGPWICAGMTGGAVYLRHQPEMGLTKDALQRRIAKGAKVSMEPLNETGLKDVIELLTIYQQSLLDQHQEEAAAEINILLENPKKHFIQVIPVKEQADPAVSTE; this comes from the coding sequence ATGACCAAATGGAGTCCAAGTACATTTAAAGATTTTCACAATGCAGAACATGATGCATGTGGAATTGTATCCGCTATTGAAAAGAAGAAGATCCCCACAAAGAAAAACATTGATGACTGTATCGATGCACTTGTCAAAATGAACCACCGTGCAGGTTTTATTAACGGTGAAGGGGACGGTGTGGGTATTCATATCGACATTCCTCGTGCCCTATGGAAAGAAAAGCTTGATAAAGCTGAAGCCGATCCAAGCTTAGCGGAACGACCTGACTTTGTTGTCGGTCACTTTTTTATCAACCACCACATTGATGTGGAACAAGCACAGAAGGAAATTTCAACTATTCTAAGTAAAGAAGGCTTGAAAGTCGTTTATTCTTCTGAGACTGTGACATCATCTGAAGCCTTAGGTCCTATCGCAGTAATTCAAGATCCCGTATTCTGGCAGATTGCCTTAATTTCTGAAAATGGGGACATCACACAAACTCAGTTGTTTCAAGCTTCTATTGAAATAGAGAAAAACGATGATGTGCATGTTGCCTCTCTATCAAACTATCATGCTGTCTACAAAGTGATGGGTGCTGGTGATATTTTGCCTAAATTTTATCATGACCTTGCAAATCCTTTAGTTGCCTCTGCCATGACACTTGGACACAATCGCTATTCTACAAATACGCTTTCTAACTTTTTTCGTGTGCAACCATTTAGTGTCCTAGGTCATAATGGCGAAATCAATACCATTGCTAAGCTTCGTGATGAGGCAAAAATGGTAGATGTTCCACTTACAAATGGTGGAAGTGATTCACAGGATTTAAATAGAACCATCGAAACGCTTATTTCCAGAGATGGATTTACTCTTTTTGAAGCATTGGATATTGTTTTCCCACCTATCATTAATGAGATTAAAAGTTATCCAGAGCATCTGCAAAATCTCTACACTTATGTTAGAGAAACATGGGGGCATTTTTCTCAAGGCCCAGCAGGGATTATCTCTCGCAATAAAGATGAAGCAGTATTCAGTTTAGATGCGCTTGGTCTGCGTCCATTATGGATGCTAGAAACAGAAACATCCTATTATTTTTCGTCCGAACCAGGTATTGTTCCAACAACAGAATACCTAGCAGAGCCTAAGCCGTTTTCACCAGGGGAAAAGGTTGGATTGAAATGGGAAGGTGACTCTATTAAGGTATATGACTATCATGCCTATCAAGAAGAGGTTTACAAGCGAATGAATGAGAGATTTTCTCTAGAGAACTTTAGAGAACGTCTCCAAACGCCAAAGCTCGATGCGTTCGTATCCTCCACTCCTCTTGCTAAAGTGCACAATGGTCATTACGCAGCCTTTGGATGGGACAGAGAGCATATTCAATTGGTAGAACAGATGGCGGAAAAAGGCGCAGAGCCTATCCGTTCTCTTGGCCATGATGTTCCACTAGCTGCCATGAATCCAGGCCGAAATAATATAGCTGATTTTATTAAAGAAAGTGTAGCGGTCGTAACAAATCCTGCAATTGACCGTGATCGTGAAACAGAGCATTTTTCAACTAGAACCGTATTAGGTGCACGTCCTAAGTTACGAGAGCTGGATCATGTTCCAAATGACTATACGCTAGAACTATTATCTCCACTATTAATAGAAGGCCAAATAGGACTCGACTGTGCTGCAGAGATTTCTCAGCCTTCCTATGATCAGGTGGTCAACAGCTTTCAGTCCCAGGGTCTGAGTTATTATGTGGATGCTACCTGTGGTCAGGAGGAGTCAATCCCTGAAGCTATAGAGCGGTTAAAGAAAGAAGCTGTGGAAGCTGTTAATGGAGGAAAAACGTTGTTAATTATAGATGATGCAAAAGCACATAGGTCAGATGCGCTATGGCTCGACCCTCATCTAGTTACAGCAGCAATTAATGAAGAATTAGTTCAAAAGCAGCTTCGTCGCCAATGCGCGCTATTACTTCGTTCTGGAGCAATCCGTTCCCTTCATGATGTGATGGTTGCAGTTGGACTTGGGGCAAATGCCATTAGCCCATACCTTCTGTTTGGAACAGTTAGCGAGGATACGACAAAGCCTGTTGTGAACCTCTACAATGCTTTGACAAAAGGAATGGAAAAGGTTATTTCCACTATTGGTATTCATGAGCTGCGCGGCTATGGACGTCTTTTCTCAAGCATTGGTCTTCACACCGAAGTGGAAGAAGCGCTCGGCATCGTAAACTTTCTTGGTTCTGACAAGCTTGGCTTTAATTTTAGCAAGCTGAAAGAAGATGCGATTGCACGTGTGGAAGATTTTGAAGATGAAAAGGCACGCCCTGGTAAGTCATTTCACCTTTTCCCTCGTATTTGGAAGGCTATTGGGGATGTGGCGAAAACAGGAAACTATGATGATTATCGTGAAAAATTGGATGAACAGGAAACGAAAAATCCCATCACCATTCGTCATTTAACCGATTTAAAAGCAAACCATTCGAAAAAGGTTTCAAAGGATAAAGTAAATATCGGTGTTGGCACACATAACTTACCATTTGTTATTGCTTCCATGTCCTTTGGATCTCAAAACGAAATTGCGTTCAGAGCGTACGCAGAAGCTGCCGATAAATTGAACATGGTTAGCTTAAATGGTGAGGGTGGAGAAATTAAAGATATGCTTGGACGATATCCAAATACACGGGGACAACAAGTTGCTAGTGGACGATTTGGAGTCAATGCCGAGCTTCTAAACTCCTCCAACCTTTTAGAAATTAAAATTGGGCAAGGTGCGAAACCAGGTGAAGGCGGTCACTTACCAGGCTCTAAAGTAACAGCAAAAATCGCTGAAGCACGAAATGCAACCATTGGTTCGGACTTGATTTCTCCTTCCAACAACCATGACATATACTCTATCGAGGACTTGGCGCAAATGATTGCCGAGCTAAAAACGGCTAACGACCAAGCAAAGGTTGCTGTAAAGGTTCCTGTAGTACCAAACATCGGAACAATCGCAGTCGGTATTGCCAAGGCTGGAGCGGATATCATTACGATCAGTGGCTTTGATGGAGGAACTGGTGCAGCGAGAATCCATGCCCTACAATATGTTGGGTTACCAGTGGAGATTGGAGTAAAAGCAGCGCACAACGCATTGTTAGAATCTGGCTTGCGCAACAAAGTCGAGATATGGGCAGATGGTGGAATTAAGAGTGCCCTTGATTGCATGAAGGTGATGCTGCTTGGAGCAAACCGTATTGGCTTTGGTACCCTTTCCATGATTGCGATTGGTTGTACAACATGCCGTGGCTGTCACCTAGATACTTGTCACGTTGGAATTGCCACTCAAATCGAAACAGAGGCTCAAGCAAAGGATCATGGCCTTCGACGATTTGTTCCAAGACAATCCGACCTTGCCGTACAAGGCTTGACCAATCTTTTTACTGCTTTTGGAAAAGAATTGCAAGCTTTAACTGCTAGTTTAGGCTTTGACAACCTTCAGGATATTGTGGGACGCTCCGATTTACTTGAGCAGGCAAGAGGAAAGGAAAGTCTAGACCTTTCTAACCTCCTTCATACGCTGGATGTTCCGCAGCTTGCTCAAAAAGAAGTAGCAGCGAGCATGGAAAAAGAAAAGCTATTAGTGGCTGCAGGAGCAGAATATCTCGATTATCACGAAAGTGAATTGCATGAATCCCGTGAATTTGATGCCATTACAGCTGAACAACGTGTTCTAGGAAGCCGCGTATCCTGTCACCGTGTTCGTGGAAGATTAGACGGCTCGTACTTAAAGCTGCCTGAGGTGGAGCTACGCTATAATAAGGGATCTATTCCTGGAAATGGGCTTGGTGCTTATAATACAACAGGTATTAACATAAAAGTAGCAGGTGGAGCGCAGGATGGTATCGGAAAAACAGCGTTTGGCGGAAGCATATTTGTCTTCAAATATAAAGGCAAGGATGGAAAGTTCTATAATGGATCTGTTGGAAAAGGTTTTGGATATGGCGCACAAAAAGGCGCACTTGTTGTTCAAGGAAATGCCGATGCAAGAGCTGGTATCAGGCTCTCAGGGGCGGACATGATTATCGGTGGAAAAGTAACAACTCCAATTCCTGAAACGGAAAGAGGAAATCTAGGTGTGAATGCCAACATTAAAGGTTTTGCGTTTGAGTATATGACAAACGGGCGCGGCCTTGTTCTTGGTGACCCAGGACCTTGGATTTGTGCAGGCATGACAGGTGGTGCAGTCTATCTTCGTCATCAGCCTGAAATGGGACTGACAAAGGATGCACTTCAACGCCGAATTGCCAAAGGTGCAAAAGTAAGCATGGAGCCTTTAAATGAAACTGGCTTAAAGGATGTAATAGAGCTCTTAACAATCTACCAGCAATCCTTGTTAGACCAGCATCAGGAAGAAGCAGCTGCTGAAATTAACATCCTCTTGGAAAACCCTAAAAAGCACTTTATTCAAGTAATTCCTGTCAAGGAACAGGCAGACCCAGCTGTATCTACAGAATAA
- a CDS encoding DUF402 domain-containing protein → MGGPKEGESIQIHSYKHNGKIHRVWEETTVLKGTQNLVIGGNDKTIVTESDGRTWITREPAICYFHGKHWFNIIGMIREDGVYYYCNISSPFIADNEALKYIDYDLDIKVFPDMTFILLDEDEYEKHRKEMNYPTVIDKILRNNVDTLISWIRQRKGPFAPDFIDIWYERYLTYRR, encoded by the coding sequence ATGGGTGGTCCCAAAGAAGGTGAATCCATACAAATACATAGCTATAAGCACAATGGAAAAATTCACAGAGTCTGGGAAGAAACAACGGTGCTAAAAGGAACGCAAAACCTTGTAATCGGCGGAAACGATAAAACCATTGTAACCGAATCGGACGGAAGAACATGGATTACAAGGGAACCTGCAATCTGTTATTTCCACGGTAAGCATTGGTTTAATATTATTGGAATGATAAGAGAAGACGGCGTATACTACTATTGTAATATTAGCTCCCCCTTTATCGCGGATAATGAGGCGTTAAAGTACATAGATTATGACCTCGACATTAAGGTCTTTCCAGACATGACATTTATTTTGTTAGATGAGGACGAGTATGAAAAGCATCGTAAAGAAATGAATTATCCTACTGTGATAGATAAAATACTTAGAAATAATGTTGACACTCTGATAAGCTGGATAAGACAGCGTAAGGGCCCTTTTGCTCCAGACTTTATTGATATTTGGTATGAACGCTACCTTACGTACAGAAGATAG